The genomic DNA gacAAAATAAAGAGGAAAGTCAAATTAGAGGTAATAATTACAACGTGTGCgcatgtttgtatgtacatattacgtttgtatgcatgtacatagtACGtttgtatgcatgtacatagtACGTctgcatgtatgtacatagtACGTttgcatgtatgtacatgcgAACATTTTTGAATTCATATCCACATTTATTTCAttgaaaatgcaaaaaagtaaaaagatgTACGTGCATGCGAATGTATGCTATAATAAATTTCACGCTTGGGCGAATGCAtccaattttatatttacattatgtacataaacaGCCAAAAGAACTATTGTCTGcgtgattttttttttttttttttttttttccttttcctccttatatgttcataaaaatgcCCTGTGATGCAATAGGCGATTTGCAATTCGGACAGGTTGCACTTCTGATTAGCCATAAATCGATACAAGATTTATGAAAAGTGTGATTACATAGCAATAATGTTCTGACACATTCATCAATTTGAAAATCATTTAAACAGATGGAGCATTTCAATTCGTctgctatattttttatataataatatggtaAATTTTCAATTTGCTTTAATCTTAATCCTTTtctgtatataaatatgccaTAATCTCTTATTAAATCTATATTGGAACTCCACCtggaaaatatatcatttgattgcatattattaattattgcCTGTTCATAGATTCTTGACTGATATTCTAAATACAAcgataatataataaaaaatatatataacaaaatccATATATAACAAAGTACTATCCATAACACAATAAACCAAGGATGATTATTTTTTGGCAAACAGTTGGGtgtgtattttattatttggtATATCCATATAGTACCTACAATAttccaaataaaaaaaaaggggaacaGCACACAAAgaactaaaaaatttataaaatatggaGGGCTATTTCttctataaataataaaatcttCACTATCATTACTCAAATATTGAGCTAAAAAATGAGATAACCTGTACAGTACTATAGATATAAAGGACACAACTAGCCATAGTTGTATAGGCTTATAACATTTGGAAAAATTTTTCCATTGTACAAATATGTCACATATAGAGTAGCACACGGAAAGTATTAAAATGAAGTCATTGAAGCTCATTCGTATTCTTACACTTTCCCTACCATCCTCCATCTTTTGCCCTCCCCTACTTCTCACATACGCCCACTACTTAATGACCTATGTTCAAGCTTCTTCGCTTCCGTCAGTTCTTCTTCTTTTCGTTTGTTAATTATCTTGCTGACTttcttttttgattttttttttttttttctaaattttcaCCTGAAATGAGCAATGTTTGTTGCAATCGCATAGTtactttttcataataaaaaaaaaaaaaaaaaaaaaatgaataatcgCTAATCGCTCATTGCTAATTGTCAAATGCAAATGGTGTGATTaccatatatgtacatgtgctAGTATATGCATaagcaatatatatatatatatatatatatgcatatctAATATATACGCACACGtaatatataagcatacgttgtatatatatgaatatgtatagTTAGATGTAGATACTTACACTCATGTGACAacgttaattttattttaagcaactttttataacttaaaaaatggCACAATTTTATCATACgaatcattttattatttttaatttttttatttcttctttttttttttttttattttaaggaTATGACCCCAACATAATTATACCTTAACAGTTCATAATtaggataaaaataatctttGAAGGTTTAAGTACGTGAAGGCTCATTTACGGTCTAATTTAACCTACATATGTATTACTCCAACTCTGCAAAATtcgtgtatatatgtataacgatataataaattaattattattacaccATTACCATCGGTAAACGTACATTTAGCTGTTCTTAATAACTGCAAAATGCATCttactattttttcatgTCTTTCGTTCTTTCCCTTTTCCAGCGTTCTTTATGTTTTTCTTCCCTCTCACTTTTAATTGCTATGCATTCTTAGCTTAACTTGATCTCCCTTTTCGTTGCTTtcctttccttttcatttcatttcttCTATTGCCAtgcctttctttttttttttttttttttgttccttcTTTTCCTTGCCTCCTCAATATgtcattttttattgaaaatcgaaaaatgcaaatatttaaattgcgttattgtatgtatattttagactcattcaaaaaaaaaaaaaaaattttttttttttttatttatagcGTATTTTGCGTACATAACAAAGCAATATAATAATGGGTAGCTtgaaaaaaaacgaaaaagtaTTATCTTCAAAATTGGGATGTACTACAAATGTGtacttatattatatgtgtgTGCATATAGTTCGGCCCCATATTATACTTTATCATAAGTATGAAAAGATACCCTTTTGAAGGTAGCAATTAAGGAAGATcgcaaaataaatttgtgtttggaaaatttattaaaaataaaaagtattaagtaaaaatgagACTAAAAAAGTTcgatttattttactttatacaaaaaaatgtcATGTGGGTTTGACCctaatacatattaaataatgttgataaaaatttatgaaaataagc from Plasmodium brasilianum strain Bolivian I chromosome 10, whole genome shotgun sequence includes the following:
- a CDS encoding RING zinc finger protein, which gives rise to MEDGRESVRIRMSFNDFILILSVCYSICDIFVQWKNFSKCYKPIQLWLVVSFISIVLYRLSHFLAQYLSNDSEDFIIYRRNSPPYFINFLVLCVLFPFFFIWNIVGTIWIYQIIKYTPNCLPKNNHPWFIVLWIVLCYIWILLYIFFIILSLYLEYQSRIYEQAIINNMQSNDIFSRWSSNIDLIRDYGIFIYRKGLRLKQIENLPYYYIKNIADELKCSICLNDFQIDECVRTLLLCNHTFHKSCIDLWLIRSATCPNCKSPIASQGIFMNI